AAAATGTCTATCTTCCTTTGTTTCCTCTTATTCTTCCCTCTCTCTTTACTCTTCTTTAACAAGCTTTCATCATCCAAAGGGAAGCTGCCTCCAGGACCGAAGGGTCTTCCAATCATCGGAAACTTGCACCAACTTGGAAGATTTCTTCACAAATCTCTTCATAAAATCTCCCAGGAACATGGACCGGTTATGTCTCTCCGGTTTGGGGTAGTCCCTGTGGTCGTTGTCTCTTCCAAAGAAGGAGCTGAGGAAGTGCTCAAGACTCATGATCTCGAGACTTGTAGCCGACCTAAAACAGTAGGCACCGGGTTGTTTACTTACAACTTTAAAGACATTGGTTTCGCTCCTTTTGGTGAGACATGGAGAGAGATGAGGAAAATCGCGGTGCTCGAGCTTTTTAGCCAGAAGAAACTCAAGTCATTCAGATATattagagaggaagagagtgaaATGTTGGTCAAGAAAGTATCAAAAGCTGTTGATGAGACACAAAACTCATCATCGGTTAACTTGAGGAAAGTAATATTCTCCTTCACGGCCAGCATCATTTGTAGACTTGCTTTTGGGCAAAACTTCCACGAGTGTGAGTTCGTGGACATGGAGAGAGTGGAAGAGTTGGTGCTAGAGTCTGAGACCAGCCTCGGCTCCTTGGCTTTCGCTGACTTCTTCCCTGCGGGATGGATCATAGACCGGCTCTCTGGGCAGCATTCTAAGGTGAAGAAAGCATTTGCCAAACTCACCAACTTCTTTCAGTATGTGATCGATGATCACTTGAAGAATGGACAGCCCCAAGATCACTCGGACATCATCAGCGTCATGTTGGATATGATCAGTAAACCCACTAAAGGCGATTCTTTCAAAGTCACTGATGACCATCTCAAAGGAGTCATGTCGGTGagtactaataatttttaagtaTGAACGTTTTATTTTGAGGTTAGGGTTCTCATACTTAAATTTCAATCATGGTTGACTTGGACATACATATGAATGGAAAAATAactatttagaaaaatattactaaattattgatttttgtaataaaattataGCTTGGAAGGCACGTAACTTAATATATGAACAATTATCTTGTTTCTGATAATAGGTCAAGGACCGGATCTGACACTGTCTcttgaaacatttgttttggttctcaaatattttagaagttatatacattcagatttttttccaaattatgaaaatattttatcatttaagattttagtaaatgtttatggtttcaaaatataagatcCGCCGGCTTTGAATATgtctagaattttttttgactTGGTTCACATTTATGCTCcctaattaaattttgatatcctattaaaaatacaaaaccaTTGAAATGATTTGTATATCATTGGAGTAGGATGTATTTTTGGCTGGAGTCAACGCTGGAGCCATCACGATGATATGGGCGATGACAGAACTAAGCAGACATCCTAGAGTGATGAAGAAACTACAAGAAGAGATTAGAACAACACTCGGACCTAACAAAGAGAAAATCACAGAAGAAGATCTAGAGAAAGCTGAGTACCTGAAGCTAGTGATCGAGGAAACATTCAGGTTACACCCACCTGCTCCTCTCTTGCTGCCAAGACTAACAATGTCCGACGTCAAGATTCAAGGCTACAACATTCCCAAGAACACAATGATCCAAATCAACACTTACGCGATAGGACGTGATCCCAAATACTGGACCAAACCCGATGAGTTCATCCCCGAGAGGTTTGTCGATAACCCTATCGAATATAAAGGTAAGCATTTTGAGTTATTGCCGTTTGGAGCCGGACGTAGGATCTGTCCTGGGATGGGCACAGGGATCACAATCGTTGAGCTTGGCCTTCTTAACCTTCTTTACTTCTTTGACTGGAGTTTTCCCGAGGGAATGACCATTAAAGatattgatatggaagaagatggAGCTTTCGTCATCGCCAAGAAAGTTCCTTTAGAGCTCGTTCCAATTCGTCATCGCTGGTGAAGAGAATGTTATCATTTTAATAAGAtacatatttttacatatttgtcTAAATACTATTGGTGTGGCTTTGTTTTATCTAAAATTGTTTTAAGCTTATCATTATCATGTCTTGTGATCGGTATTTTaccaataatgttttaataatGTCTACAATTAATACATATGTTAATCTAAAGTTTTATCCTTCATTTTCTGTTATTGAGATGGTCTTTTGAATGTGTTATGCTGATATAGGCATCgttgacaaacaaaaaagaagttGACACGACATTAAAGTAATTGCTTCCGCAagatttaagaagaaaaaaggcTTACTAAAGTATAACTTAGTCACACAACTCACAacgaatttataaaaaaatggttTTCAAAAGTATGAAGTCTTCTTTTAGTTACTTGTAAAATACACTACCAAATACCAAAACTGTGGAGTCAAAACTTCTATAATGTTCTTCAAAGATTGAACCGAAGTATTAATTATGGTACTTGGACCCaaaatgttttaatacataaataCTCACTCCATTTCAAATCAGATATCGTTTGAGTTTTTCcacacaaatttaaaataataaaatattcagttattttcttatttaattatatattagaattctatattatttattattttataaaatttaatcgtAGATAAAACagataaattaatacaaaactGCATTAAaaccgtaaaaaaaaaatactttacaaTAATACCTAATTTAAAATGGAAGGATCGGAatagtaaatttttaaaattatatctgttttttgttaatttacaaaaaacGAAGAATTTAAAGAATAATGCTTTACACACAATTAAATCACTAAAATGGGAAAATAGTTATTTGTATTCTGCTATTTTAAGAACTTGGAGAGATATTCTTAAACTGAAACTtcgtaaataatattttaaaaaggctTTACGTGATTTGGTAGAAGGAACAAAATAAAACTAGTAAGAATATGGATAATTAAAGCTAATAAGTTTGAAGGGGTTTTCTAGTGGTTTCAATTATACTTTAGAAACTTTAgttgcaccaaaaaaaaaaaagaattagaaatTTGATGATCTACAACATGTTTTTTGGTGGTTACACACATATCGATCAGTTCCGACTTCCGcaataatgttttctttttctatcgCAACGTTATGTTGTTTGTTTGGTCAAAGAGAGGTCTTTATAACTAAACTGTGTTTTACGGGACTTATACTTCTCCATCCATACATCAACAAGATATGCCTCCAGAGAGTTGTTTAAATCAAAAGTTTCTAACATAATTGAAAAAAACTTTGGTTTTGTGGAAAAACCTAACCACATgtattggtttaaatatttgccTATTTGAGAACAAATTGCTCTCCACTCCAAAAACAGAGAACAAGAGagataaaaacataaacaagaaaatgagTTTCTTATTACTAAGTTTCCTCTTccttctctctttgttcttctttcAAAAGTTTTCACCTTCAAAAAGGAATCTTCCTCCGGGACCTATAGGGCTTCCCATCGTAGGAAACTTGCACCAGCTTGGAAAATTGCTTTACAAATCTCTTCACAATCTCTCCTTAAAACATGGACCCGTGATGCTTCTCCGTTTCGGTGTCGTCCCTGTGGTCGTGTTATCCTCCAAGGAAGCAGCTAAAGAAGTCCTCAAGACTCATGATCTAGAGACTTGTAGCCGACCTAAGTTGGCCGGTTTGAAGTTGTTTAGTTACAACTTCAAAGACATTGGGTTCACTCAGTATGGTGAGGAATGGCGAGAGATTAAAAAGCTTGTTGGACTCGAGCTATTTAGTCCCAAAAATCAAAAGGTTTTGAAGTATCTCAAAGAGGAAGAGAGTGACTTGCTGGTCAAGAAATTATCAAACTCTGCTCAAACAGAAACCCTGGTTGATTTGAAGAAAGCTCTATTCTCCTTCACGGCCGGGATCATATTTAGACTCGCCTTTGGACATAACTTCCATGAGTGCGAGTTCATAGATATGGAGGAAGTAGAAGAGATGGTGATGGAATTAGAGAGCAACGCAGGCGCTTTGGCATTCACTGACTTCTTCCCCACGGGTCTTGGATGGCTTCTAGACCGGATTTCTGGTCAGCATTCAAGGATGAACAAAGGCTTTTCCAAACTTACTAGTCTCTTCCAACATGTGATCGATGATCATTTAAAGGTTTCACAACCTGAGGAAGACTCAGACCTCGTCAGTGCCATGTTGAATATGGTTAATAAACCCACCAAAACTGGTTCTTTAAAGATCACTTCCGATCATCTCAGAGGAGTCATGTCAGTGAGTGTGCACAAACTTTTTAGTACCAATATAATAACTTGAATCGCAAGATACACAtcttatttttcaatataataatttgaatCGCAAGATACACATCTTATTATCTTATTgttcaatttatttttgtttctatttaaaaataaactagattCTATCTCCGTTTGAATGCAcatcattattttataattatatagggaatatattaaatattagaagatacttattattttgcttttaaaattttaaaattaattacttgattattttcattttataaaattaatatttaatagcTAATTaacttataattaattttaaaattgtataataacttatttaattattttgaaatagataaataaaataaacataaaattttatcacagttaatatatatatttaatatatattcattattgatttaaaaaattgatCTGACAATATTATCCTTAATGaatctaaaattttcaatagaaaaaatcataaaataacacAAGTGAaagtaagtttcaaaaaatattttattttaataaaatagaaatgtaAATTATTCTGTTATTAATTAATTCAGGATGTATTTTTGGCGGGAGTGAACGCGGGAGTAATCACTATGATATGGACAATGACAGAGCTAATCAGACATCCGAGAGTGATGAAGAAACTCCAAGAAGAGATACGAACAACACTAGGATCCAGCAAAGAAAGAATCACAGAAGAAGATCTAGAGAAAGTTGAGTACATGAAGCTGGTGATCAAAGAATCATTCAGATTACATCCACCTGCTCCTCTCTTGCTCCCGAGACAAACAATGTCCGAGATAGAGATTCAAGGCTACACCATTCCCAAGAACAGCATGATCAAGATCAACACTTACACCATAGGACGTGATCCCAAATGCTGGACTGAAGCTGAAGAATTTATTCCTGAGAGGTTTTCAGATACAAGTATCAACTTCAAAGGTCAGCATTTCGAGCTGTTGCCGTTTGGAGCTGGACGTAGGAGCTGTCCTGGTATGGCCTTGGGAATGGCTAATCTTGAGTTTGGCCTTCTTAACCTTCTTTATTTCTTTGATTGGAGTTTGCCCAATGGGATGGCTATTGAAGACATTGACATGGACGAAGCTGGAGATTTAAACATCGCCAAGAAAGTCCCTCTTGAGCTCGTACCAACTCTTCATCGCTGGTGAAAAAATGCAATGCTACTATATACAATATAGgatcaatatttttgtttgaatgtTTTATAATAAAGGTTTGGTAGTATTCATTTTTCATTTGCTTTCGTTTTACTGGCTGGTTTGTATTGTGaatcaaaatatatgtatttatgcTCATAATGTTTGTATCTTCAGTCAGTCTTATGTTAATCAAGTACTCCTCAGCTTGCGACATTGGAATGTTGTAGAAATTATTTAGTGATGTTTGTATTTCATCCAACACTGGAATGTTCTAGTGTAACTAATGATGACTTTGAGATATGTTTTCAAGtctccaatgaacatagctacACACAGGAAGTGAGTTACATGTTTAGTGTGTAAGAGATGTAAACTACATTTTTTGCTTCATTGTCTTAGTATTATATCAAGCTTTGTTGGGTTTTTTTCACCTCTGGAAACATATCTTAAAATCCATAAATGCATTACACACTAAGCATTCAAAATACTATAAGAAACATacttaaaaaatcacaaatgcATTACATAATAAACATTCAAAATACT
The window above is part of the Brassica napus cultivar Da-Ae chromosome C8, Da-Ae, whole genome shotgun sequence genome. Proteins encoded here:
- the LOC111208539 gene encoding cytochrome P450 71B5-like — translated: MSIFLCFLLFFPLSLLFFNKLSSSKGKLPPGPKGLPIIGNLHQLGRFLHKSLHKISQEHGPVMSLRFGVVPVVVVSSKEGAEEVLKTHDLETCSRPKTVGTGLFTYNFKDIGFAPFGETWREMRKIAVLELFSQKKLKSFRYIREEESEMLVKKVSKAVDETQNSSSVNLRKVIFSFTASIICRLAFGQNFHECEFVDMERVEELVLESETSLGSLAFADFFPAGWIIDRLSGQHSKVKKAFAKLTNFFQYVIDDHLKNGQPQDHSDIISVMLDMISKPTKGDSFKVTDDHLKGVMSDVFLAGVNAGAITMIWAMTELSRHPRVMKKLQEEIRTTLGPNKEKITEEDLEKAEYLKLVIEETFRLHPPAPLLLPRLTMSDVKIQGYNIPKNTMIQINTYAIGRDPKYWTKPDEFIPERFVDNPIEYKGKHFELLPFGAGRRICPGMGTGITIVELGLLNLLYFFDWSFPEGMTIKDIDMEEDGAFVIAKKVPLELVPIRHRW
- the LOC111198094 gene encoding cytochrome P450 71B8-like, coding for MSFLLLSFLFLLSLFFFQKFSPSKRNLPPGPIGLPIVGNLHQLGKLLYKSLHNLSLKHGPVMLLRFGVVPVVVLSSKEAAKEVLKTHDLETCSRPKLAGLKLFSYNFKDIGFTQYGEEWREIKKLVGLELFSPKNQKVLKYLKEEESDLLVKKLSNSAQTETLVDLKKALFSFTAGIIFRLAFGHNFHECEFIDMEEVEEMVMELESNAGALAFTDFFPTGLGWLLDRISGQHSRMNKGFSKLTSLFQHVIDDHLKVSQPEEDSDLVSAMLNMVNKPTKTGSLKITSDHLRGVMSDVFLAGVNAGVITMIWTMTELIRHPRVMKKLQEEIRTTLGSSKERITEEDLEKVEYMKLVIKESFRLHPPAPLLLPRQTMSEIEIQGYTIPKNSMIKINTYTIGRDPKCWTEAEEFIPERFSDTSINFKGQHFELLPFGAGRRSCPGMALGMANLEFGLLNLLYFFDWSLPNGMAIEDIDMDEAGDLNIAKKVPLELVPTLHRW